In Deltaproteobacteria bacterium, a single genomic region encodes these proteins:
- a CDS encoding 2-oxoglutarate oxidoreductase: protein MSEQIEYTKIFGRPESLKETPTHYCPGCGHSVAHRLVAECLDELGLREKTIGVPPVGCAVLAYNYFNFDMVEAPHGRALAVATGIKRVHPDKFVLTYQGDGDLAAIGTAETIHAANRGERISTIFINNAIYGMTGGQMAPTTILGQNATTAPGGRDPRLHGSPIDISRMLAVSNGVVFVERCALDSVKEIRKAKKAIKKAFQCQLDDLGFALVELLSPCPTNWKMTPKAAWDWVAEEMVKTYPLGVIKDITGYEDKK, encoded by the coding sequence ATGAGCGAACAAATTGAGTACACGAAAATATTCGGCAGGCCCGAATCCTTGAAGGAGACGCCGACCCATTACTGCCCCGGATGCGGCCACTCCGTGGCCCACAGGCTGGTGGCCGAATGTCTGGATGAATTGGGACTTCGCGAAAAGACCATCGGGGTCCCGCCCGTAGGCTGTGCAGTTCTTGCTTACAACTACTTTAATTTCGATATGGTTGAAGCCCCCCATGGACGGGCCCTGGCAGTCGCCACTGGCATCAAGCGGGTCCATCCGGACAAGTTCGTCCTCACCTACCAGGGTGACGGGGACCTGGCCGCCATCGGAACAGCCGAGACCATTCATGCAGCCAACCGGGGAGAAAGGATATCGACAATCTTTATCAATAACGCCATCTACGGCATGACCGGCGGTCAGATGGCCCCTACGACCATCTTAGGCCAGAACGCAACCACGGCCCCCGGCGGTCGGGACCCCCGTCTCCACGGCAGTCCGATAGACATCTCCCGCATGTTGGCGGTCAGCAACGGCGTGGTATTTGTGGAACGTTGCGCCTTGGACTCGGTTAAAGAAATTCGCAAGGCCAAGAAGGCCATCAAGAAGGCCTTCCAGTGCCAGCTGGATGACCTGGGCTTCGCCCTGGTGGAACTTCTCTCCCCATGCCCCACTAACTGGAAGATGACCCCTAAGGCCGCATGGGACTGGGTGGCCGAGGAGATGGTAAAGACCTACCCCTTGGGCGTCATCAAAGATATTACCGGATACGAGGACAAAAAATGA
- a CDS encoding 2-oxoacid:acceptor oxidoreductase family protein, whose protein sequence is MITRTTFAGFGGQGVLLMGYVLSHGAMHKGLNVTYFPSYGAEMRGGTANCTVTLSDKKIASPVASNPDIVVAMNFPSLQKFEPTVVQGGTVFLNASLFEEKPSRKDIEVVSVPTLELAREAGSERGGNMVMIGTVCAKTGMLSLDDTIKGMQAALKGKEKFFGQNQKAIERGFAFISDGK, encoded by the coding sequence ATGATTACCAGAACAACGTTTGCAGGCTTCGGAGGCCAGGGCGTCCTCCTTATGGGGTATGTGCTGAGCCACGGGGCCATGCATAAAGGACTCAATGTAACCTATTTTCCTTCCTACGGCGCTGAGATGCGGGGCGGAACAGCCAACTGCACGGTGACCCTGTCCGACAAGAAAATCGCCTCGCCGGTGGCGTCCAACCCGGATATTGTCGTGGCCATGAACTTCCCCTCACTTCAGAAGTTTGAGCCCACCGTGGTTCAGGGGGGGACTGTTTTTCTGAACGCCTCCCTGTTTGAGGAAAAGCCCTCTCGCAAGGATATCGAGGTCGTCTCAGTGCCCACGCTGGAATTGGCCCGCGAGGCCGGATCGGAACGGGGAGGGAATATGGTCATGATAGGAACGGTCTGCGCCAAAACAGGGATGCTGTCCCTGGACGACACGATTAAGGGGATGCAGGCTGCACTCAAGGGAAAGGAAAAGTTTTTTGGACAGAATCAGAAGGCTATTGAAAGGGGATTCGCCTTTATCAGCGACGGAAAATAG